In one window of Leifsonia sp. Root112D2 DNA:
- a CDS encoding OsmC family protein — protein MDNVHNYEVTTEWTGNRGTGTSGYRDYGREHVISAAGKAAIDGSADRTFHGNAERWNPEELLLSALSQCHMLSYLHVATSHGVVVVSYTDAASGVMQSASDGSGHFTRATLRPRVTVAEPGMRELAASLHQEAASKCFIAASVNFPVEHEPETLVLA, from the coding sequence ATGGACAACGTGCACAACTACGAAGTCACCACCGAGTGGACCGGCAACCGCGGTACCGGCACGAGTGGCTATCGCGACTACGGTCGCGAGCACGTGATCAGTGCGGCGGGCAAGGCGGCCATCGACGGCTCGGCCGATCGCACCTTTCACGGCAACGCCGAACGGTGGAATCCTGAGGAGCTCCTGCTCTCCGCGCTCAGCCAGTGCCACATGCTCAGCTATCTGCACGTGGCGACAAGCCACGGCGTCGTGGTGGTCTCCTACACGGATGCCGCGTCCGGCGTGATGCAGTCCGCCTCCGACGGCAGCGGTCACTTCACCCGTGCCACGCTGCGCCCGCGGGTCACCGTGGCGGAGCCCGGCATGCGGGAACTGGCCGCGTCGCTGCACCAGGAGGCCGCCTCGAAATGCTTCATCGCGGCATCCGTCAATTTTCCCGTCGAGCACGAGCCGGAGACGCTCGTTCTGGCCTGA
- a CDS encoding lysophospholipid acyltransferase family protein: protein MAPLSRLVYRPTVIGRKNVPKTGAVILASNHLSFIDSIVIPMVAPRRVQFLAKSTYFDGKGLKGWVSRSFFTSIGAVGVRRGAGQAAQDALDQSKVILDSGAAFAVYPEGTRSLDGRLYKGRTGVAWLALTTGAVVVPVGLIGTDKLQPVGVTIPRVTPVTVKFGTPIDLSRHGAATSGKARRAATDEIMAAIHELSGQELAGTYNEAPPANTVERVRRALRPERR, encoded by the coding sequence ATGGCTCCGCTCAGCCGGCTCGTGTATCGGCCCACGGTGATCGGCCGCAAGAACGTGCCAAAGACCGGCGCCGTCATTCTGGCCAGCAACCACCTCTCGTTCATCGACAGCATCGTCATCCCGATGGTCGCACCGAGGCGCGTGCAGTTTCTGGCGAAGAGCACGTATTTCGACGGCAAAGGCCTCAAGGGCTGGGTCTCTCGTTCTTTCTTCACCTCGATCGGGGCGGTCGGCGTGAGGCGCGGCGCGGGGCAGGCGGCACAGGATGCGCTGGATCAAAGCAAGGTCATTCTCGACAGCGGCGCGGCGTTCGCGGTCTATCCCGAGGGCACACGCTCACTCGATGGGCGGCTGTACAAGGGGCGCACCGGGGTGGCCTGGCTGGCACTGACCACCGGGGCCGTCGTCGTTCCCGTCGGACTGATCGGCACGGACAAGCTGCAGCCGGTGGGCGTGACGATCCCCCGGGTGACGCCCGTGACGGTGAAGTTCGGCACGCCGATCGACCTGAGTCGCCACGGTGCGGCCACCTCCGGCAAGGCACGACGGGCGGCGACGGACGAGATCATGGCGGCCATCCACGAGCTGAGCGGCCAGGAGCTTGCCGGAACCTACAACGAGGCGCCGCCGGCCAACACGGTCGAGCGGGTCAGGCGCGCCCTGCGCCCCGAGCGCCGGTAG
- the gabT gene encoding 4-aminobutyrate--2-oxoglutarate transaminase — protein MVVMTRAFQIPQQRQLKTELPGPRSIALQQRRVASVSRGAGTLANIYMERGDGAILVDVDGNQLIDLGSGIGVNTIGHAHPDVAAAAAEQASRLTHTLFTVTPYENYVRVAEKLAELTPGDFEKHSILVNSGAEAVENAVKIARKYTGRRAIAALDHAFHGRTNLTMTMTYRPWPERAGMGPFPGEIYSVPTSYPYRDGLSGAEAAARTIDYITTHIGATELAALFVEPVQGDGGVVIPAPGYFEALREFCTENGIVFVADEIQTGMARTGAWYAMEHVGIVPDLVTTAKGIAGGFPLAAVTGRAEIMDAVQPGGIGGTFGGNPVSTAAALAVLDIIERENLNAEAQRVEATLRARIGNWTERFPIVGEVRGIGAMFGIELVHPGTREQNPEALTAVIRYATSHGVIPLDSGSWDSVLRLMPPVVISDELIDDAASVLEEALASVG, from the coding sequence ATGGTAGTCATGACACGTGCTTTCCAGATTCCGCAGCAGCGCCAGCTGAAGACGGAACTCCCCGGCCCCCGCTCGATCGCCCTGCAGCAGCGCCGCGTGGCCAGCGTCTCACGCGGCGCGGGCACGCTCGCCAATATCTACATGGAGCGTGGCGACGGCGCGATTCTGGTGGACGTCGACGGCAACCAGCTCATCGACCTCGGCAGCGGTATCGGCGTGAACACCATCGGTCACGCGCATCCGGATGTCGCCGCAGCCGCCGCCGAGCAAGCCTCACGTCTCACGCACACGCTGTTCACCGTCACCCCCTACGAGAACTACGTGCGCGTGGCCGAGAAGCTGGCCGAGCTGACGCCCGGCGACTTCGAGAAGCACTCGATTCTGGTCAACTCCGGGGCCGAGGCGGTGGAGAACGCGGTGAAGATCGCCCGCAAATACACCGGGCGCCGCGCGATAGCCGCGCTCGACCACGCGTTCCACGGCCGCACCAACCTCACCATGACCATGACCTACCGCCCCTGGCCCGAGCGTGCGGGTATGGGGCCGTTTCCTGGCGAGATCTACAGCGTGCCGACGAGCTACCCGTACCGTGACGGCCTGAGCGGGGCCGAAGCGGCGGCGCGCACCATCGACTACATCACCACGCACATCGGCGCAACGGAGCTGGCCGCGCTGTTCGTCGAGCCGGTGCAGGGCGACGGCGGCGTCGTCATTCCCGCACCCGGCTATTTCGAAGCGCTGCGCGAGTTCTGCACCGAGAACGGCATCGTGTTCGTGGCCGACGAGATCCAGACGGGCATGGCGCGCACGGGCGCCTGGTACGCGATGGAGCACGTTGGCATCGTGCCCGACCTCGTCACCACGGCCAAGGGCATCGCCGGTGGCTTCCCCCTCGCCGCCGTCACCGGCCGCGCCGAGATCATGGATGCCGTTCAACCCGGCGGCATCGGCGGCACCTTCGGCGGCAACCCGGTCTCGACGGCCGCAGCGCTCGCGGTGCTGGACATCATCGAGCGCGAGAACCTCAACGCCGAGGCGCAGCGCGTGGAGGCCACCCTGCGTGCCCGCATCGGCAATTGGACCGAGCGCTTTCCCATCGTGGGTGAGGTGCGCGGCATCGGCGCCATGTTCGGCATCGAGCTGGTGCACCCCGGCACGAGAGAGCAGAACCCCGAGGCGCTGACGGCGGTCATCCGCTACGCCACGAGTCATGGCGTCATCCCCCTGGATTCCGGAAGCTGGGACAGCGTGCTGCGCCTGATGCCGCCCGTTGTGATCAGCGACGAGCTCATCGATGACGCGGCGAGCGTGCTCGAGGAGGCGCTGGCATCCGTCGGCTGA
- the gabT gene encoding 4-aminobutyrate--2-oxoglutarate transaminase: MQSNAASDAVPQQRRVVTAVPGPASVALHERRLAVVPVGVASTVPVYIKRAHGAIVVDVDGNQFIDLGAGIGVTTIGHTDRAVVDAAVAQLDDFTHTLFTITPYESYVRVAELLAEHTPGTHAKKTVLVNSGAEAVENGVKIARKHTGRRGVAVLEHAYHGRTNLTMAMNFKAAPYASGFGPFAGDVYHAPSSYPYHDGLSGADAARRTVAYLEKVVGAPDLACLVVEPIQGEGGFMVPAEGYLPALQEWCTANGVVFIADEIQCGMARTGAWFASEHFGLVPDMVLAAKGIAGGLPLAAVTGRSEIMDSAQPGGLGGTFGGNPVSAAAAVAVFEQIEKNGLLAEAARIEHTLKPALLGLQQKYDVIGDVRGIGAMLAIELVQPGTGATSKEPNAAVVASVAAYAAQHGVLLLTAGTYGNVLRFLPSLALTDELLADAISVIDDAFAAL; this comes from the coding sequence ATGCAGTCGAATGCCGCGTCAGATGCCGTGCCGCAGCAGCGACGCGTCGTGACTGCGGTGCCGGGGCCGGCATCCGTTGCGCTGCACGAGCGTCGTCTCGCCGTCGTGCCCGTCGGCGTCGCCTCCACGGTTCCCGTGTACATCAAGCGCGCACACGGCGCGATTGTGGTGGATGTCGACGGCAACCAGTTCATCGACCTCGGCGCGGGCATCGGCGTGACGACCATCGGCCACACCGACCGGGCCGTGGTGGATGCCGCGGTGGCCCAGCTGGACGATTTCACCCACACGCTCTTCACGATCACCCCGTATGAGTCCTATGTGCGGGTCGCCGAGCTGCTCGCCGAGCACACGCCGGGCACCCACGCCAAGAAGACCGTGCTCGTCAATTCCGGCGCCGAGGCGGTGGAGAACGGCGTGAAGATCGCCCGCAAGCACACCGGTCGCCGCGGGGTCGCCGTGCTCGAGCACGCCTATCACGGCCGCACCAACCTCACCATGGCCATGAACTTCAAGGCCGCACCGTATGCCAGCGGCTTCGGGCCATTCGCCGGCGATGTCTACCACGCCCCCAGCTCGTACCCGTATCACGACGGCCTCAGCGGTGCGGATGCCGCGCGGCGCACCGTCGCGTATCTCGAGAAGGTCGTCGGAGCACCCGACCTGGCCTGCCTCGTTGTCGAGCCGATTCAGGGCGAGGGCGGCTTCATGGTGCCGGCGGAGGGCTACCTGCCTGCGCTGCAGGAATGGTGCACGGCGAACGGCGTGGTTTTCATCGCCGACGAGATCCAGTGCGGCATGGCCCGCACCGGCGCGTGGTTTGCGAGCGAACACTTCGGGCTCGTTCCCGATATGGTGCTCGCGGCCAAGGGCATCGCCGGTGGGCTGCCGCTGGCCGCCGTCACGGGGCGCTCCGAGATCATGGACAGCGCCCAGCCGGGCGGGCTCGGCGGCACCTTCGGCGGTAACCCCGTCTCGGCCGCCGCGGCCGTGGCCGTCTTCGAACAGATCGAGAAGAACGGGTTGCTGGCCGAAGCCGCGCGCATCGAGCACACGCTGAAGCCCGCACTGCTCGGCCTGCAGCAGAAGTACGACGTGATTGGCGATGTGCGCGGCATCGGCGCCATGCTCGCGATCGAGCTCGTGCAGCCGGGCACGGGGGCGACGAGCAAGGAGCCGAACGCGGCCGTCGTCGCATCCGTCGCCGCCTACGCCGCGCAGCACGGCGTGCTGCTGCTGACCGCAGGTACCTACGGCAACGTGCTGCGTTTTCTGCCAAGCCTCGCCCTCACCGATGAGCTACTGGCCGACGCGATCTCAGTGATCGACGACGCCTTCGCCGCGCTGTGA